From the genome of Thermus tengchongensis:
GGTGTAGACCCGCTCCGAGAGGAGCTCCCACTCCGCCAAGAGCCGGTCCGAGGGGGCCCCGGCGTTGATGCCCGTCATGGGGCCGTAGTGGTCGGGAAGGTAGGTCTTGGCGGTGGCCCCCAGCTTCCTCAGGTTGAAGTTGGCGTTCACGCCCCGCAAGGGGTCAAAGGTCCAGACCACCTTGCGGATGCCCCGGGCCAGGCACCAGTCCCGCTGGAAGCGCTTGAGGAGGAGGGCGGCTCCCGTGCCCCGGTAGGCCTCGAGGACCCCCAGCATGTGGGAGTGCTGCAGGGTGGGGTCCCTTGTGGGGAAGCCGAAGACGAAGCCCACCATCCGCCCTTCCACGAAAGCCCCCGCCACCAGCCCCCCCTCGTCCTGGGCGGCGATGAGGAGCCCTTTGGGCACCAGGTCGCTCTCCGCACGGCCCCAGACCTGGCGCTGGAGCTCCACCACGGCCTCCATCTCCTCGGGGCCCCTTAGCTCGCGGACACGTACCTCTGCCATAGGGTGAGACGCTCCACAAGAGGAAGCTTCAGGTGCACCCCGATGCCAGGGCCTTCCGGCACGGGCATGAGGCCCTCCTCCGCCTCGAGGGCCTCCTCCACCAGGTCCTCTTCCCAGTAGCGGCTGGCCGAACTCACGTCCCCGGGCTTGGTGAAGCCGGGCAGGGTGGCCAGGTGCAGGTTGTGGGCCCGGCCCACCCCCGCCTCCAGCATCCCCCCCATCCAGAGGGGGATGCCGGCGCTTTGGGCCAGGGCGTGGACCTGGAGGCTTTCCCCGTGGCCCCCAAGCCGGGCCGGCTTGATGTTGAAGACCCGCCCTGCTCCAAGCTCAATGGCCTTCCTCGCCTTCTCCGCCGAGGCGAGGCTCTCGTCCAGGCAGATGGGGGTGGCCAGCTCCCGCTGGAGCCGGGCGTGGTCCAGGAGGTCATCGTAGCCCAGGGGTTGCTCGATGTAGTCCAGGAAAAGCTCGTCCAGGCGCTTAAGCCGGGGGAAGT
Proteins encoded in this window:
- a CDS encoding GNAT family N-acetyltransferase, which produces MAEVRVRELRGPEEMEAVVELQRQVWGRAESDLVPKGLLIAAQDEGGLVAGAFVEGRMVGFVFGFPTRDPTLQHSHMLGVLEAYRGTGAALLLKRFQRDWCLARGIRKVVWTFDPLRGVNANFNLRKLGATAKTYLPDHYGPMTGINAGAPSDRLLAEWELLSERVYTRIYDPPPEPQVEGLPQANRVEGEEPVEADLDLEAPRLLFQIPEDWGRILREDPTLALRWREHSRLVLGHYFAQGYRALDFARGPNRYVLAKD